The Terriglobia bacterium genome has a window encoding:
- the hflX gene encoding GTPase HflX, which produces MAELRELATSAGAEVLGEIIQSKDKPDPATLIGKGKLEEIRGMVASAGADLVLFDHDLTPSQQRNIEKIADARVIDRTQLILDIFARHARTREGQLQVELAQLEYLLPRLTGRGVQMSQIAGTSAGARGPIGTRGPGETQLETDRRKINRRIRHIQEQVENVRRVRAQQRQRRESVPVPTVALVGYTNAGKSTLFNQLTQSGVLASAKMFATLDPTIRAAILPSRRKALFSDTVGFIRNLPHTLVSAFRATLEEVQRASLILHISDVTSPIRHEQDIQVDKVLQELEAHSKPRIRVMNKIDLLPAAQRDALEDDAHTVHLSAVTGAGVSALLDRIDAMLQDDPLRRVKLAIPQREGKALAMLEGKARVYAREYQDGVVHLEAEAPESVLRKLQEFVVTS; this is translated from the coding sequence ATGGCCGAGCTGCGCGAACTGGCCACCAGCGCCGGCGCGGAGGTGCTGGGAGAGATCATCCAGTCCAAGGACAAGCCCGATCCCGCGACCCTGATCGGCAAGGGCAAGCTGGAAGAGATCCGGGGGATGGTGGCGTCGGCGGGCGCCGATCTGGTGCTGTTCGACCACGACCTGACGCCCTCGCAGCAGCGCAACATCGAGAAGATCGCGGACGCACGGGTGATCGACCGCACGCAGCTCATCCTCGACATCTTTGCCCGCCACGCGCGCACGCGCGAAGGCCAGCTGCAGGTGGAACTGGCGCAGCTCGAGTACCTGCTTCCGCGGCTGACCGGGCGCGGGGTGCAGATGTCGCAGATCGCGGGGACGTCGGCGGGAGCGCGCGGGCCGATCGGCACTCGCGGACCGGGCGAGACCCAGCTGGAGACCGACCGCCGCAAGATCAACCGGCGCATCCGGCATATTCAGGAGCAAGTGGAGAACGTGCGGCGGGTGCGGGCGCAGCAGCGGCAGCGGCGCGAGTCAGTGCCCGTTCCCACGGTCGCGCTGGTGGGCTACACCAACGCGGGGAAGAGCACGCTGTTCAACCAGTTGACGCAGTCTGGCGTGCTGGCGTCGGCGAAGATGTTTGCCACGCTCGACCCCACCATCCGCGCGGCCATCCTGCCCTCGCGGCGCAAGGCGCTGTTCTCCGACACCGTCGGGTTCATCCGCAATCTGCCGCACACGCTGGTGTCGGCCTTCCGCGCCACTCTGGAAGAGGTACAGCGCGCTTCGCTGATCCTCCACATCTCGGACGTGACCAGCCCCATCCGGCACGAGCAGGACATCCAGGTGGACAAGGTGTTGCAAGAGCTGGAGGCGCACAGCAAGCCACGCATCCGGGTGATGAACAAGATCGACCTGCTGCCCGCGGCCCAGCGCGATGCGCTGGAGGACGATGCGCACACGGTGCACCTGTCAGCGGTCACCGGCGCCGGAGTCTCCGCCCTGCTCGACCGCATCGACGCGATGCTGCAGGACGACCCGCTCCGGCGGGTCAAGCTCGCCATCCCCCAGCGCGAAGGCAAGGCGCTGGCGATGCTGGAAGGGAAGGCTCGGGTGTACGCGCGGGAGTACCAGGATGGAGTCGTGCACCTCGAGGCGGAAGCGCCGGAGTCGGTGCTGCGGAAGCTGCAAGAGTTTGTGGTGACGAGCTAG